A genomic window from Cloacibacillus evryensis DSM 19522 includes:
- a CDS encoding adenylosuccinate synthase — protein MKGRTDIVLGVQWGDEGKGRVVDVLAARAGVVVRYQGGANAGHTVIVGNEKYVFHLLPSGILYPGKTCVIGNGVVLDPETLFEELDDLASRGKRLARLVVSHGTHIVMPYHKMIDRLAEGARCEGTKIGTTGRGIGPCYADKYERIGIRAEDLVNPEILKDKLERTLKIKNDILTKIYGAEPLDFEEIYDRALKWGERLSPMLGESFLEIYDAVRAGENVLFEGAQATLLDVDYGTYPFVTSSSPCAGGACTGAGIGPSRIDRAIGVAKAYCTRVGEGPFPTEELGETGELLRSKGGEFGATTGRPRRCGWCDLVAVDYAVKVNGLDGIALTKLDVLDGFDEIKICTAYEIEGEARKHFPSSCAELAKAKPIYETLPGWKSDISRCRRFEELPKEAQDYVRFIEERVKAPILLIGVGAGREDTIERGI, from the coding sequence ATGAAAGGTCGCACAGATATCGTTCTGGGAGTACAGTGGGGAGACGAGGGCAAGGGGCGCGTCGTCGACGTGCTGGCCGCGCGGGCCGGCGTCGTCGTCCGCTATCAGGGCGGAGCCAACGCGGGACATACCGTTATCGTGGGTAATGAGAAATATGTCTTCCATCTGCTGCCCTCCGGCATCCTCTATCCCGGCAAGACCTGTGTGATAGGAAACGGCGTGGTGCTGGACCCCGAGACGCTCTTTGAAGAGCTCGACGATCTCGCGTCGCGCGGCAAGAGGCTTGCGCGCCTTGTCGTGAGCCACGGCACGCACATCGTCATGCCGTACCACAAGATGATCGACAGGCTGGCCGAGGGAGCGCGGTGCGAAGGGACGAAGATCGGCACCACGGGACGCGGCATCGGTCCATGCTACGCCGATAAGTACGAACGCATCGGCATCCGCGCCGAAGATCTTGTCAACCCGGAGATACTTAAAGACAAGCTGGAGCGCACGCTCAAGATAAAGAACGACATCCTGACTAAGATATACGGAGCCGAGCCGCTCGACTTTGAAGAGATATATGACAGAGCCCTCAAGTGGGGCGAACGGCTCTCGCCGATGCTCGGGGAATCCTTCCTTGAAATATACGACGCCGTCCGCGCGGGCGAGAACGTCCTTTTTGAGGGAGCGCAGGCTACGCTGCTTGACGTGGACTACGGGACATATCCCTTTGTCACAAGTTCGAGCCCCTGCGCGGGCGGAGCCTGTACGGGAGCGGGGATCGGGCCGTCGCGCATCGACCGCGCGATCGGCGTCGCCAAAGCCTACTGCACCCGTGTAGGCGAGGGCCCCTTTCCGACGGAGGAGCTTGGAGAGACCGGAGAGCTGCTCCGCTCAAAGGGCGGAGAGTTCGGGGCGACCACGGGACGTCCGCGCCGCTGCGGTTGGTGCGACCTCGTCGCCGTGGATTACGCGGTGAAGGTCAACGGCCTTGACGGTATCGCCCTCACCAAGCTCGACGTCCTTGACGGCTTTGACGAGATAAAGATATGCACGGCCTACGAAATAGAGGGCGAGGCGCGGAAGCATTTCCCGAGCAGCTGCGCCGAGCTTGCAAAGGCGAAACCCATATACGAGACGCTGCCGGGCTGGAAGAGCGACATCTCGCGGTGCCGCCGTTTTGAGGAGCTGCCGAAGGAGGCGCAGGATTATGTGCGCTTCATTGAGGAGCGCGTGAAAGCTCCGATACTCCTCATCGGCGTAGGAGCCGGACGCGAGGACACGATCGAGCGCGGGATATAG
- a CDS encoding helix-turn-helix transcriptional regulator: MIIVTASQKMNPRLKILIPVVRGLAKILGKDYEVNLHDVSMPEHSLVLCENGYVTGRREGGPMTDFGLFMLQSEEYQSKDGIYNYLAKNNRGELIKCSCIFIRDENEKIIAFLCINYDLKKAVAAQELIESLVKVDMGKIEQYPESFDPPSEPHGKFPEPVRESFAQDLEEVMDDSLAQAKRRIGKPLQYLTKPEKKQVIKELHDKGFFLLKGAVDTLAAEMGNTKFTIYAYIRDIQKKQ, encoded by the coding sequence ATGATCATTGTGACGGCTTCGCAAAAAATGAACCCTAGATTAAAGATCCTCATTCCGGTCGTGCGCGGCCTGGCAAAGATCCTCGGCAAAGACTACGAGGTCAACCTCCACGACGTCTCGATGCCGGAACACTCTCTCGTCCTCTGCGAAAACGGCTATGTGACGGGACGCCGCGAAGGGGGCCCCATGACCGACTTCGGCCTCTTTATGCTCCAGTCGGAGGAGTATCAGAGCAAAGACGGCATCTACAACTATCTCGCGAAGAACAACCGCGGCGAACTTATCAAATGCAGCTGCATCTTCATCAGGGACGAAAACGAAAAGATCATCGCCTTCCTCTGCATCAACTACGACCTCAAGAAGGCCGTCGCCGCGCAGGAGCTCATCGAAAGCCTCGTGAAGGTGGATATGGGGAAGATCGAGCAGTACCCTGAAAGCTTCGATCCGCCCTCCGAGCCGCACGGAAAATTTCCCGAGCCGGTGCGCGAGTCCTTCGCCCAGGATCTGGAAGAGGTGATGGACGATTCGCTGGCACAGGCAAAGAGGCGGATCGGCAAACCGCTGCAATACCTCACCAAGCCTGAAAAAAAGCAGGTCATCAAAGAGCTTCACGACAAAGGCTTCTTCCTTCTCAAGGGCGCTGTTGACACATTGGCAGCCGAGATGGGCAATACGAAATTCACCATTTACGCATATATAAGAGATATACAAAAAAAACAATGA
- a CDS encoding PLP-dependent aminotransferase family protein has protein sequence MRYSDRILSTPSSFIRDILKVTQDPSVTSFAGGLPNPISFPQEALKESACRIIDNEGGKVFQYSTTEGHLPLRRFVADKYNRNFGLNITPEDILITTGSQQALDLIAKVLLNKGDRVIIEEPGYLGAIQAFCMFEPEFMPVTLEDDGLNLEKLEEALKQERVKFAYVVPNFQNPTGLTYTKERREAVCALFDKYDTVLVEDDPYGELRFKGEKLPYIGAGKLAHSVLLGTFSKTVTPGMRLGFVITQDRELMHHLVTAKQSSDLHTNIFSQYMIADYLAHNEYQQHVDKITALYRTQAEAMLSAMREYFPAHVKYTEPEGGMFIWVTLPEGQSALDLFRKAMEKKVAFVPGDPFYAGKTNVNTFRLNYTNSTPEIIREGIRRLAEVL, from the coding sequence ATGCGCTATTCAGACAGAATTTTATCCACGCCTTCCTCGTTCATACGGGACATCCTGAAAGTGACGCAGGACCCGTCGGTAACCTCTTTCGCGGGCGGCCTGCCGAACCCGATATCCTTCCCGCAAGAGGCGTTGAAGGAATCCGCCTGCCGCATCATCGACAACGAGGGCGGGAAAGTTTTTCAATATTCGACGACGGAGGGACACCTGCCGCTGCGCCGGTTTGTGGCGGACAAGTACAACAGGAATTTCGGTCTGAATATCACGCCGGAGGATATACTCATCACGACCGGTTCGCAGCAGGCGCTCGACCTTATCGCAAAGGTGCTGCTCAACAAGGGCGACCGCGTCATCATCGAAGAGCCCGGATACCTTGGGGCGATTCAGGCCTTCTGCATGTTCGAACCGGAATTTATGCCGGTAACGCTTGAGGACGACGGCCTGAACCTCGAAAAACTCGAAGAGGCCCTCAAACAGGAGCGCGTGAAGTTCGCCTACGTGGTCCCCAACTTCCAGAACCCCACTGGGCTCACCTACACGAAGGAACGCCGCGAGGCCGTATGCGCGCTCTTCGACAAATACGACACCGTGCTTGTCGAGGACGACCCCTATGGAGAGCTGCGCTTCAAGGGAGAGAAGCTGCCCTACATCGGAGCGGGCAAACTCGCTCACAGCGTGCTGCTCGGAACATTCTCGAAGACGGTCACACCGGGTATGCGCCTCGGTTTCGTCATTACGCAGGACCGGGAACTCATGCACCATCTCGTGACGGCGAAACAGTCGAGCGACCTCCATACAAATATATTCTCGCAGTACATGATCGCCGACTATCTCGCTCACAACGAATACCAGCAGCATGTCGACAAGATCACGGCCCTCTACAGGACGCAGGCCGAGGCGATGCTCTCCGCGATGAGGGAATACTTCCCCGCCCACGTGAAATACACGGAACCGGAGGGCGGCATGTTCATCTGGGTGACCCTCCCCGAGGGACAGTCCGCGCTCGACCTCTTCCGCAAGGCGATGGAAAAGAAGGTCGCTTTCGTCCCCGGAGATCCCTTTTACGCCGGCAAGACAAACGTCAACACCTTCAGGCTCAACTACACGAACTCGACGCCCGAGATCATCCGCGAGGGGATCCGGCGTTTGGCGGAGGTCCTTTGA
- the glmS gene encoding glutamine--fructose-6-phosphate transaminase (isomerizing), which translates to MCGIMGYIGDRDTTKVILEGLAKHEYRGYDSAGIAVIKDNKISELRTIGRVSQLAERVAKEHFTGDFGIGHTRWATHGGVTENNAHPHVSSDHRVVLVHNGIIENAREIRADLEAHGIKFHTETDTESAVQYLGYVYDGDPKAAIVKLTKRIRGAFALVIMFYDKPNEIWVARKGSPLVVGRAENEGFCASDPTALLEYTRDVWFMDDDEMAQITKEGCKFFDFSGAEHDKASMHLDWDAAMTNRGAYPHFMLKEIHEQPEVVAHTLLGRVAGESVDLSKELGWTAEEAAKWKKIHFIACGTSHYATVVAARIMETLGRFEIRTEVASEYRYRNIPIDDETLAVFVSQSGETADTLHAARLAKEHGAKCLVITNVRGSTIHREVGEALVTPAGPEIGVAATKTFMAQMTVLTLLGLYLAKLRGDLKPETEKRLTSALMDIPGKLATVLSHEKDIEALARDFADARGFFFIGRGLAYPPALEGALKLKEISYLHAEAYPAGEMKHGPIALLDKELPVVALVPKNDLWEKTISNIEESMARKSPIIAIATEGDGEIGHYTKHVIFTPETEPELFPFVAIIPLQLFAYYIARQRGCDIDMPRNLAKSVTVE; encoded by the coding sequence ATGTGCGGAATCATGGGCTATATAGGGGACAGGGATACCACGAAGGTAATACTCGAGGGTCTCGCAAAGCATGAATACCGCGGTTATGACTCGGCGGGCATAGCCGTTATCAAGGATAATAAAATATCGGAGCTCCGCACCATCGGCAGGGTCTCGCAGCTTGCCGAGAGGGTCGCTAAGGAGCATTTCACCGGCGATTTCGGCATCGGCCATACGCGCTGGGCGACGCATGGCGGCGTGACGGAGAACAACGCCCATCCCCACGTTTCGAGCGACCATCGTGTTGTGCTCGTACATAACGGCATCATCGAGAACGCGCGCGAGATACGCGCCGACCTTGAGGCGCACGGGATAAAGTTCCACACCGAGACGGACACCGAGTCGGCGGTGCAGTATCTCGGCTACGTCTACGACGGAGACCCGAAGGCGGCGATCGTGAAGCTGACGAAGCGTATCCGCGGCGCTTTCGCGCTCGTCATCATGTTTTATGACAAGCCGAACGAGATATGGGTGGCCCGCAAAGGCTCCCCTCTCGTCGTCGGCCGCGCGGAGAATGAGGGGTTCTGCGCCTCCGATCCGACCGCGCTGCTGGAATATACGCGCGACGTCTGGTTCATGGACGACGACGAGATGGCGCAGATAACGAAAGAGGGCTGCAAGTTTTTTGACTTTAGCGGCGCCGAGCACGATAAGGCGTCGATGCACCTGGACTGGGACGCGGCGATGACCAACCGCGGCGCTTATCCGCACTTCATGCTCAAGGAGATACACGAGCAGCCCGAAGTGGTGGCGCACACGCTCCTGGGGCGCGTGGCGGGAGAGAGCGTCGACCTCAGCAAGGAGCTTGGCTGGACGGCGGAAGAGGCCGCGAAATGGAAGAAGATACACTTTATCGCCTGCGGCACCTCGCACTACGCGACGGTCGTCGCGGCGCGTATCATGGAGACTCTCGGCCGGTTTGAGATACGCACCGAGGTAGCCTCCGAGTACCGCTACCGGAATATCCCGATAGACGACGAGACGCTCGCCGTATTCGTCTCCCAGTCGGGAGAGACGGCGGACACGCTGCACGCGGCGCGCCTCGCGAAGGAGCACGGCGCGAAGTGCCTTGTGATCACCAATGTGCGCGGCTCGACGATACACCGCGAGGTGGGGGAGGCGCTCGTCACTCCCGCCGGCCCGGAGATCGGCGTCGCGGCGACTAAGACCTTTATGGCGCAGATGACGGTGCTGACGCTGCTTGGCCTCTATCTCGCGAAGCTCCGCGGCGATTTGAAGCCCGAAACGGAGAAACGCCTCACCTCGGCGCTGATGGATATCCCCGGCAAGCTCGCCACCGTGCTTTCGCACGAGAAGGATATCGAGGCGCTGGCGCGTGATTTCGCCGACGCGCGCGGTTTCTTCTTCATCGGCCGCGGCCTTGCCTACCCGCCAGCACTTGAGGGGGCGCTCAAGCTGAAGGAGATATCGTACCTCCACGCGGAGGCGTATCCCGCCGGCGAGATGAAGCACGGACCGATCGCGCTCCTGGACAAGGAACTGCCGGTCGTCGCGCTCGTTCCGAAGAACGATTTGTGGGAGAAGACTATCTCCAATATCGAGGAGTCGATGGCGCGCAAATCCCCGATCATCGCGATCGCCACGGAGGGCGACGGCGAGATCGGCCACTATACGAAGCACGTCATCTTTACGCCGGAGACGGAGCCGGAGCTCTTCCCCTTTGTCGCGATAATCCCGCTCCAGCTCTTCGCCTACTATATCGCGCGGCAGCGCGGCTGCGACATCGATATGCCGCGAAACCTCGCCAAGAGCGTCACAGTCGAGTAA
- a CDS encoding GntR family transcriptional regulator — MTCESQFTLKSLREQVYDYLRIQMNEGRIRAGSFLNLNDISRELGMSRTPLRDALFQLESEGFITIFPRRGVVVNALTLEKIRNIYEMLGALESAVLVLVAVRFRESDAELMERYNQQMSKALDQNNFSVFYDANLKFHNVYLEMSDNAEMLHSIKIHKERLYDFPRNKTFVKEWELHSLEEHKTMIEMLRNHDFNSAADYIRDVHWSFSVQERFIRKYYFAKHLDLDLSEEGIGAVE, encoded by the coding sequence ATGACGTGCGAATCGCAATTCACACTAAAGTCGCTCAGAGAACAGGTTTACGATTATCTCCGCATTCAAATGAATGAGGGAAGGATTCGTGCGGGTTCATTCCTGAATCTCAACGACATAAGCAGAGAGCTGGGCATGAGCAGGACGCCGCTGCGCGACGCGCTCTTTCAGCTTGAATCCGAGGGATTCATCACCATTTTCCCGAGGCGCGGAGTCGTCGTCAACGCGCTGACCCTTGAAAAGATACGCAACATCTATGAGATGCTGGGCGCTCTGGAGTCCGCGGTGCTTGTCCTCGTCGCCGTCCGGTTTCGCGAAAGCGACGCCGAACTGATGGAACGATACAACCAGCAGATGAGCAAGGCGCTGGACCAGAACAATTTTTCCGTCTTTTACGACGCAAACCTGAAGTTCCACAACGTGTACCTTGAAATGTCGGATAACGCCGAGATGCTCCATTCAATAAAGATACACAAGGAGCGCCTCTATGATTTTCCGAGAAACAAGACCTTTGTCAAAGAGTGGGAGCTTCACTCTCTTGAAGAACATAAAACAATGATCGAGATGCTGCGGAACCATGACTTCAACAGCGCCGCGGACTATATCAGGGACGTGCATTGGTCATTTTCCGTACAGGAACGCTTTATCCGTAAATATTATTTTGCCAAGCACCTAGACCTTGACCTATCTGAGGAGGGAATCGGCGCAGTTGAGTAA
- a CDS encoding GIY-YIG nuclease family protein codes for MSAYTYILRCADGTLYTGWTNDLERRLRAHNAGRGARYTRPRLPVELFYYESYETKEEAMSREAFIKKMPRRAKLLLKIRKISDKTTCESQLQGIQ; via the coding sequence ATGAGCGCCTACACCTACATCCTGCGCTGCGCCGACGGCACCCTCTACACCGGCTGGACGAACGACCTGGAAAGGCGGCTGCGGGCCCACAACGCCGGCAGAGGGGCCCGCTACACGCGGCCCCGCCTTCCTGTGGAGCTGTTTTATTATGAGAGTTATGAGACGAAAGAGGAGGCGATGTCGCGCGAGGCCTTTATAAAAAAGATGCCGCGGCGCGCCAAGCTGCTCTTAAAGATACGTAAAATTTCCGACAAAACTACTTGCGAATCTCAACTACAGGGGATACAATAG
- a CDS encoding (2Fe-2S)-binding protein, producing the protein MELIQKHPILDYKHGREVTFTFDGRELKGYEGEPIAMALHANGVLIYRVTPEMKRTRGFFCAIGKCSSCFMVVDGVPNVRTCVTPLSAGMKVETQRDKGRVPMEAE; encoded by the coding sequence ATGGAACTGATACAAAAACACCCGATACTGGACTACAAACACGGTCGGGAAGTGACATTCACCTTCGACGGACGGGAGCTCAAGGGGTACGAGGGAGAGCCGATAGCGATGGCGCTGCACGCCAACGGGGTTCTCATCTACCGTGTCACGCCGGAGATGAAAAGGACGCGCGGCTTCTTCTGCGCGATCGGCAAATGCAGCTCATGCTTCATGGTGGTAGACGGAGTCCCCAACGTCCGTACCTGCGTCACTCCGCTTTCGGCGGGGATGAAAGTCGAGACGCAGAGGGACAAGGGCCGCGTCCCCATGGAAGCCGAATAG
- a CDS encoding NAD(P)/FAD-dependent oxidoreductase, giving the protein MSDFPKTADVVVIGGGVVGTATAYYLAKSGRKNVHLVEKNTICSGSTGRCGAGIRAQWGLELNCLMALRCLETFEQLDEELGLPTGLNQGGYLLVAYQEHEWEQFKKNVVLQHKLGINSEIFEDKKRAQEICPGVAVDDALGFTFYQRDGHADPFLTTFAFQEAAKRCGAKFHKFTEVTGIDMKDGKITGVKTNRGTIETECVVNCAGSWAAEIGNMVGLNIPVRPERHEIIITEPVDPGVCPPMLMSFSGNYYIQQRPHGSIIAGESPVHDQPGIDYTSTVTSPASIAKTILKLLPRAKNIRVVRQWAGRYEMTPDAAPVLGKTEIPGFWLATGFSGHGFMLGPVAGQIMTALLNGEKPPFDPTIMDYKRFERGEMIVEPNVV; this is encoded by the coding sequence ATGAGTGATTTTCCGAAAACAGCCGATGTCGTAGTCATCGGAGGCGGAGTCGTTGGAACTGCCACCGCCTATTATCTAGCTAAATCCGGACGGAAGAACGTCCACCTTGTAGAAAAGAACACCATCTGCTCCGGCTCGACCGGTCGCTGCGGCGCCGGCATCCGCGCCCAGTGGGGGCTGGAGCTGAACTGCCTGATGGCGCTGCGCTGCCTCGAGACATTTGAACAGCTTGACGAAGAGCTCGGCCTGCCCACGGGGCTGAACCAGGGCGGATATCTGCTGGTCGCCTATCAGGAACACGAGTGGGAGCAATTCAAAAAGAATGTCGTGCTCCAGCACAAGCTCGGCATCAACTCCGAAATATTTGAGGACAAGAAACGCGCGCAGGAAATCTGCCCCGGCGTCGCGGTCGACGACGCGCTCGGCTTCACCTTCTACCAGCGCGACGGCCACGCCGACCCCTTCCTTACAACTTTCGCCTTCCAGGAAGCGGCCAAACGCTGCGGCGCGAAGTTCCATAAGTTCACCGAAGTCACCGGCATCGACATGAAAGACGGCAAAATCACCGGCGTCAAGACGAACCGCGGCACGATCGAGACCGAATGCGTCGTCAACTGCGCCGGATCATGGGCCGCCGAGATCGGCAACATGGTCGGACTCAATATCCCGGTGCGCCCCGAGCGCCACGAGATCATCATCACCGAGCCGGTGGACCCGGGCGTCTGCCCGCCGATGCTCATGAGCTTCAGCGGCAACTACTATATCCAGCAGCGTCCGCACGGATCGATCATCGCCGGAGAAAGCCCCGTCCATGACCAGCCCGGCATCGACTACACCTCTACCGTGACGTCGCCCGCCTCGATCGCGAAGACCATTCTCAAGCTCCTGCCGCGCGCGAAGAACATCCGCGTGGTCCGTCAGTGGGCCGGACGCTATGAGATGACCCCCGACGCGGCGCCGGTCCTCGGCAAGACCGAGATCCCCGGCTTCTGGCTCGCGACCGGCTTCTCAGGCCACGGCTTCATGCTCGGCCCGGTAGCAGGACAGATCATGACCGCGCTGCTCAACGGCGAGAAACCGCCCTTCGACCCGACGATCATGGACTACAAGCGCTTCGAACGCGGCGAAATGATCGTCGAACCGAACGTCGTTTAA
- a CDS encoding NAD(P)/FAD-dependent oxidoreductase: MKNAYETDLLVIGGGAAGLCAAAEAAAAGAKVTVIESDLHPGGQLVKQTHKFFGSKDEYAGTRGYKIADILLGEIEALGDKVNISCNSTVTGYYPEDGLFTVMEGEDDYYRVKAKKTVIATGAQERMIPFTNNDLPGVYGAGAVQTLMNVYGVVPGKKVVMVGAGNIGLIVSYQLRQAGVDVVAVVEAMPQIGGYWVHAAKIRRLGIPILLRHTVTKAVGDKVLEGAVIQELDDKFQLIGEPKKIDCDIICMAVGLTPTTELFWQAGCKMQFVPQLCGYVPFRDKTMRTSNPDIWVAGDASGIEEASAAMVEGRIAGHSAAKALGLPVDDKRFGEYWERLHHLRAGEVGQKITAGVNQVLVDKWEA; this comes from the coding sequence ATGAAGAACGCATATGAGACAGACCTCCTCGTGATCGGCGGCGGAGCGGCGGGCCTCTGCGCTGCGGCGGAAGCCGCGGCGGCGGGAGCTAAAGTCACGGTGATAGAGAGCGACCTCCATCCCGGCGGCCAGCTTGTAAAGCAGACGCACAAGTTCTTCGGTTCCAAAGACGAATACGCCGGCACGCGCGGCTACAAGATAGCCGACATCCTTCTCGGTGAGATCGAGGCGCTCGGCGACAAAGTGAATATCAGCTGCAACTCAACAGTCACCGGCTACTACCCCGAGGACGGACTTTTCACCGTCATGGAGGGCGAGGATGACTATTACCGCGTCAAGGCCAAAAAGACGGTGATAGCGACCGGCGCCCAGGAAAGAATGATCCCCTTCACCAACAACGACCTTCCCGGAGTCTACGGCGCGGGAGCCGTCCAGACCCTTATGAACGTCTACGGCGTCGTACCGGGCAAAAAAGTCGTCATGGTGGGGGCGGGCAACATCGGCCTTATCGTCAGCTACCAGCTCAGGCAGGCCGGAGTCGACGTCGTGGCTGTGGTGGAAGCCATGCCGCAGATCGGCGGTTACTGGGTCCACGCGGCAAAGATAAGACGCCTCGGCATCCCCATCCTCCTCAGACACACCGTCACCAAAGCGGTCGGCGACAAAGTTCTCGAGGGCGCGGTGATCCAGGAGCTTGACGACAAATTCCAGCTCATCGGCGAACCGAAGAAAATCGACTGCGACATCATCTGCATGGCAGTCGGCCTCACGCCTACGACGGAACTCTTCTGGCAGGCGGGCTGCAAAATGCAGTTCGTCCCCCAGCTCTGCGGCTACGTGCCCTTCAGAGATAAAACCATGCGTACCAGCAACCCCGACATCTGGGTCGCGGGAGACGCCTCCGGCATAGAAGAGGCCTCCGCCGCCATGGTCGAAGGAAGAATAGCGGGCCACTCGGCGGCGAAAGCCCTCGGGCTCCCCGTGGACGATAAGAGATTCGGCGAATACTGGGAAAGGCTCCACCACCTCCGCGCCGGAGAAGTGGGGCAGAAAATAACGGCGGGCGTCAACCAGGTACTCGTCGACAAATGGGAGGCGTAA
- a CDS encoding (2Fe-2S)-binding protein yields the protein MADKEKLFNSGVLTDHREGALLPPKDKWEGKKGGFVVIECPKRIPCNPCATSCPTGAVLPFEDINDTPKINYDKCTGCGICVSRCPGLACFVIDLTYAPGKAVIKLPYELLPIPEKGQRVACLDRTGEAVAEGEVLAVTEPSKDKTYVVSVVIPAELADDIRAIKVPETPECHVICRCEEVEIETIREWIARGYDTFDELKRELRVGMGPCQGRGCRDIIMREIAKATGKTFEEIGPGTMRPPVKPIKLSLLAKDFEDNPK from the coding sequence ATGGCTGATAAAGAAAAACTCTTCAACAGCGGAGTCCTCACCGACCACCGCGAAGGAGCCCTGCTCCCCCCTAAAGATAAATGGGAGGGGAAAAAAGGCGGTTTCGTCGTGATAGAATGCCCGAAACGCATTCCCTGCAATCCCTGCGCGACAAGCTGCCCGACCGGCGCGGTGCTTCCCTTTGAAGACATCAACGACACCCCGAAGATCAACTATGACAAATGCACCGGCTGCGGCATCTGCGTGTCGCGCTGCCCCGGACTTGCCTGCTTCGTGATAGACCTCACCTACGCGCCCGGCAAAGCCGTGATAAAACTCCCCTACGAACTCCTTCCCATTCCCGAAAAGGGCCAGCGGGTCGCCTGCCTTGACAGGACCGGCGAAGCGGTGGCCGAGGGAGAGGTGCTCGCGGTGACGGAGCCGTCGAAAGACAAGACATATGTCGTCTCGGTAGTGATCCCCGCAGAACTTGCGGACGACATCCGCGCGATCAAGGTCCCCGAAACGCCGGAATGCCACGTCATCTGCCGCTGCGAAGAGGTCGAGATAGAGACCATCCGCGAGTGGATCGCGCGCGGCTATGATACCTTCGACGAACTCAAGCGCGAACTGCGCGTCGGCATGGGCCCCTGCCAGGGACGCGGCTGCCGCGACATCATAATGAGGGAGATCGCGAAAGCGACCGGCAAGACCTTCGAGGAGATCGGCCCCGGCACCATGAGGCCGCCCGTGAAACCTATCAAGCTCAGTCTTCTCGCCAAAGACTTTGAAGACAATCCCAAATAG
- a CDS encoding aminotransferase class I/II-fold pyridoxal phosphate-dependent enzyme — protein MRIKAFKLERLFARYAEQAKYMLSQSSCESCSMKEILDMADPECKKLWENLSLGYTRPAGFAPLREAISQRYTSIRPSDILELTPEEGIFIFMNNMLEPGDEVIVMHPTLPSLYELPRTLGCKVIKWPLEVTSWGWRLDVNFLAENISPKTKLLIMNVPNNPTGYIPVRTEMDRILNLADRMGTWVFNEETYRGMEHDPAAALPSLADIYPRATVIGGLNKYGLPGTRMGWLVSKNRQIIEECAGYKDYTTYCNNAPGEILATIAMRNALDLLQRNHKIVLENLGIAEAFFKKHRDLFQWIQPNGGSTAFPRLLPPYDVTEMCERAMTEKKLLIIGERAFGLDTNHFRVGLGRLDFSKALAVFAEIADEIQVNRAETAN, from the coding sequence ATGAGAATTAAAGCGTTCAAGCTCGAAAGACTATTTGCCAGGTATGCGGAACAGGCTAAATATATGCTGAGCCAATCCTCCTGCGAAAGCTGCTCGATGAAAGAGATCCTGGATATGGCCGACCCGGAATGCAAGAAGCTCTGGGAAAACCTGAGCCTGGGTTACACAAGGCCGGCGGGCTTCGCTCCCCTGCGCGAGGCGATATCCCAGCGTTACACCTCGATCCGTCCCTCCGACATCCTCGAGCTCACCCCGGAAGAGGGCATCTTTATCTTCATGAACAATATGCTGGAGCCGGGCGACGAAGTGATCGTCATGCACCCGACGCTCCCGTCGCTCTACGAGCTGCCGCGCACGCTCGGATGCAAGGTGATAAAGTGGCCGCTTGAAGTCACCAGCTGGGGCTGGCGCCTCGACGTGAACTTCCTTGCGGAAAACATCTCGCCGAAGACGAAGCTGCTCATAATGAACGTCCCCAACAACCCGACGGGATATATCCCCGTGCGCACGGAGATGGACAGGATACTCAACCTCGCCGACCGCATGGGCACCTGGGTATTCAACGAAGAGACCTACCGCGGCATGGAACACGACCCCGCGGCGGCGCTCCCCTCACTCGCCGACATCTATCCGCGCGCGACGGTCATCGGCGGCCTCAACAAGTACGGGCTCCCCGGCACGCGCATGGGCTGGCTCGTCTCCAAGAACCGCCAGATCATCGAGGAATGCGCCGGATATAAAGATTATACGACATACTGCAACAACGCCCCCGGCGAAATACTCGCGACGATCGCGATGAGAAACGCCCTCGACCTCCTGCAGCGCAACCACAAGATAGTCCTCGAGAACCTCGGCATCGCCGAGGCCTTCTTCAAGAAACACCGCGACCTCTTCCAGTGGATCCAGCCCAACGGAGGCTCGACGGCCTTCCCGCGCCTGCTGCCGCCCTATGACGTGACGGAGATGTGCGAACGCGCCATGACCGAGAAAAAGCTGCTCATCATCGGAGAACGCGCCTTCGGCCTTGACACGAACCACTTCCGCGTCGGGCTCGGCCGCCTCGATTTCAGCAAGGCGCTCGCCGTATTCGCTGAGATCGCCGACGAGATACAGGTGAATCGGGCGGAGACCGCCAACTAA